The Mycobacteriales bacterium genome has a segment encoding these proteins:
- a CDS encoding cupredoxin domain-containing protein — translation MRHLAACTALLCLAATACAGGDGDTAAAPSDSGAPTTTAAATPSASAPVTLNGPVNDHGTKDLAGDDEIELELDDFYFGPTYIKATPGTKLRLELKNEGAAPHTFTIDALHVDETLKPDEERPADITLPASGVVAFYCKFHKSQGMQGAIYFTAGGTAPSGAPSGSASGDGGAYGQ, via the coding sequence ACCGCCCTGCTCTGCCTCGCCGCGACCGCCTGCGCCGGCGGCGACGGCGACACCGCTGCTGCCCCCTCGGACAGCGGTGCGCCCACGACGACCGCCGCCGCCACCCCCTCGGCGAGCGCGCCGGTCACGCTGAACGGCCCGGTCAACGACCACGGCACCAAGGATCTCGCCGGGGACGACGAGATCGAGCTCGAGCTGGACGACTTCTACTTCGGCCCGACGTACATCAAGGCGACGCCCGGCACCAAGCTCCGGCTGGAGCTGAAGAACGAGGGCGCCGCGCCGCACACGTTCACGATCGACGCGCTGCACGTGGACGAGACGCTGAAGCCGGACGAGGAACGCCCGGCCGACATCACGCTGCCCGCGTCCGGGGTGGTGGCGTTCTACTGCAAGTTCCACAAGTCGCAGGGCATGCAGGGAGCGATCTACTTCACGGCCGGCGGGACCGCGCCGAGCGGCGCCCCCAGCGGCTCGGCGAGCGGCGACGGCGGCGCGTACGGCCAGTAG